Proteins from a single region of Paenibacillus sp. BIHB 4019:
- a CDS encoding anti-sigma factor domain-containing protein, whose translation MMNRGVVMQIQKNRAIVLTADGRFINSVLPRNVKVGDEIVIQQEERARRRKPKALLWRTGVAAAIVLLILPVLLYVQSGKHPVVAYFSMDINPSIEIGIDSREQVQELHAFNEAGKQVIAGVSYKNKSLALVTSAVMQKIAGMHYFDDKVQDIVVTSVVVGGDDPQMDVLFSTKLNKALTDMVADGYMQAAVEIMTLSAPVELRDAAEAYGLSSGKMAVYLMAKDEGYDLELENFQQHSISMITEPLGGVKTIMKHADKTTKESLRSLLEAESKQEAVQASAPVVDNAPAKPLASPTPAPVLISSLTDGASSPKPYETVSTKPTSTTGATVQETPAKQEDNGKSGHHDKDKDKGKNKDKNKNKNKNKNKDKNKEKDKNKHENGHENNDKQENNQGNKNKNKDKNSDNNKKDGRNNSHKDGKNKDSGKNKEKSNGGKAGDKNKWKTIWDGQLHFNYRTNVENTYGWQRSA comes from the coding sequence ATGATGAATCGTGGCGTCGTAATGCAGATACAAAAAAATAGGGCAATTGTGCTGACGGCGGATGGCAGATTCATCAATTCCGTGCTTCCTCGCAACGTTAAGGTTGGCGATGAAATTGTGATTCAGCAGGAGGAGCGCGCGAGGCGCAGGAAGCCGAAAGCGCTGCTGTGGAGAACCGGAGTGGCTGCGGCTATCGTACTGCTTATTTTGCCTGTGCTGCTGTATGTTCAGAGCGGCAAGCATCCAGTAGTCGCTTATTTCAGCATGGACATCAATCCAAGCATTGAAATCGGCATTGACAGCCGCGAGCAGGTGCAGGAGCTGCATGCGTTCAATGAGGCGGGCAAGCAGGTCATTGCTGGTGTGTCCTACAAAAATAAATCGCTTGCGCTGGTCACATCGGCTGTTATGCAAAAAATTGCGGGCATGCACTATTTTGACGATAAGGTGCAGGATATCGTAGTGACGAGCGTAGTTGTTGGCGGTGATGACCCGCAGATGGACGTATTATTTTCGACTAAGCTTAATAAGGCTTTAACAGATATGGTGGCGGACGGATATATGCAGGCGGCTGTAGAAATTATGACGCTGTCTGCGCCGGTAGAGCTGCGGGATGCAGCGGAAGCGTACGGCCTGTCGTCGGGCAAGATGGCGGTTTATTTGATGGCCAAGGATGAAGGTTATGATCTTGAGCTGGAAAACTTCCAGCAGCATTCCATCAGCATGATAACCGAGCCGCTTGGCGGAGTGAAAACGATTATGAAGCATGCCGATAAAACGACCAAAGAAAGCCTGAGAAGCTTGCTTGAGGCGGAATCAAAGCAAGAAGCGGTGCAAGCCTCCGCTCCGGTTGTGGACAATGCGCCTGCTAAGCCCTTAGCATCTCCGACTCCTGCGCCTGTTCTTATAAGCTCATTGACGGATGGCGCGTCCTCTCCGAAGCCTTATGAGACGGTATCGACAAAGCCGACATCAACAACTGGGGCGACTGTCCAAGAGACGCCAGCCAAACAGGAGGATAACGGAAAGAGCGGGCATCACGACAAAGACAAGGACAAAGGCAAGAACAAAGACAAGAACAAAAATAAGAACAAAAATAAGAACAAAGACAAGAACAAAGAAAAAGATAAGAACAAGCATGAAAACGGACATGAAAATAACGATAAGCAAGAAAATAACCAGGGAAACAAAAATAAAAATAAAGACAAAAACAGTGATAATAATAAAAAAGATGGCAGAAACAATAGCCATAAAGATGGTAAAAACAAGGATTCGGGCAAAAATAAAGAAAAAAGTAACGGAGGGAAAGCTGGCGATAAAAATAAATGGAAGACCATTTGGGACGGTCAGCTCCATTTTAACTATCGAACAAACGTGGAAAATACATACGGCTGGCAGCGGTCAGCTTAG
- a CDS encoding AraC family transcriptional regulator, producing the protein MKAYFTDRIKIPLGFWEGLRQLGIPAHDVARKARLPLTIITEPVVTTAQYFAIWQAYSELIGESAIGIIKLATAFETAKYPPTVLATYHARNYRDALNRMARYKQLCPPESLQITEKGEHCAIELGWLNTEQPGPSMLVGITLAFLLELGRRGTGQPLKAKLVEFSHPMGDVQALEAYFGCPIQMGAQSNRLTLHRSDLDLPFVSYNEELLEMLTPALDRSLNEQQRSRSMADTVKWIIKRSLTGGRTDIEAVAKELSMSDRTLQRRLTDENTSFKLLLTQARHEQAREYLADPSLEIKEVAFLIGYEDQNSFYRAFRLWEGATPSNWRKKQLDASSI; encoded by the coding sequence ATGAAGGCCTATTTCACAGATCGCATTAAAATCCCGCTTGGATTTTGGGAAGGATTGCGCCAACTTGGGATCCCCGCCCACGACGTAGCTCGCAAAGCACGACTGCCGCTCACCATTATTACTGAGCCAGTAGTCACAACTGCCCAATATTTCGCGATTTGGCAGGCTTATTCCGAACTCATTGGTGAATCTGCCATAGGGATTATCAAGCTTGCGACCGCCTTTGAAACAGCAAAGTATCCACCGACTGTCTTAGCCACTTACCATGCTCGTAATTACCGTGACGCTTTGAACCGCATGGCCCGTTACAAACAGCTATGTCCCCCCGAAAGCTTACAGATTACAGAGAAGGGGGAGCACTGTGCAATCGAACTCGGATGGCTGAATACCGAACAACCGGGGCCTTCGATGCTGGTTGGCATTACGCTGGCCTTTCTTCTGGAGCTTGGGCGCCGGGGCACAGGCCAGCCTTTGAAGGCGAAGCTCGTCGAATTTTCACACCCAATGGGCGATGTACAAGCCCTTGAAGCATATTTCGGCTGCCCGATCCAGATGGGAGCACAAAGCAACCGATTGACGCTGCATCGAAGTGATCTGGACCTCCCTTTTGTCTCATACAACGAAGAGCTGCTGGAAATGCTGACTCCTGCTTTGGACCGTTCGCTTAATGAACAGCAGCGCAGCCGTTCAATGGCCGATACGGTCAAATGGATCATAAAACGCAGCCTCACAGGAGGGCGTACCGACATTGAGGCAGTGGCGAAGGAACTGAGCATGAGCGATCGTACGCTGCAGCGCCGGCTTACTGACGAAAACACGAGCTTCAAGCTTCTATTGACACAAGCTAGACATGAGCAGGCAAGAGAATACTTGGCAGACCCCTCGCTCGAAATTAAAGAAGTGGCTTTCTTGATTGGCTATGAGGACCAAAACTCGTTTTACCGCGCCTTCCGCCTTTGGGAAGGCGCTACGCCTTCCAATTGGCGGAAGAAACAGTTAGATGCAAGCTCGATATAA
- a CDS encoding SDR family oxidoreductase encodes MEMGLTNKTALVTGSTKGIGKAIALELAKEGVHVLINGRNYEEVEQTVREIKSEFPATSPQNAAADIVDSGQREALFEKYPEIDILVNNTGIYEIMKYEDVDDDIWEKYIRTNVLAANGLTKFYLPKMVKNNDGRIIFIASEEAMMPSGLMPQYGMTKSMLLSLAKSLSKLTRGTEVTVNTIMPGPTLSEKVQQIIEGMYSDEDMAFSEKEKKFMAASLPQSEIQRFIRPVEIGRLAAFVCSPYASAFKGSPIRMDGGLVPTIF; translated from the coding sequence ATGGAAATGGGATTAACCAATAAAACGGCTTTAGTTACAGGATCAACGAAAGGCATAGGCAAAGCCATTGCCCTAGAACTTGCCAAAGAAGGCGTTCATGTCCTTATTAATGGACGAAATTATGAGGAGGTAGAACAAACAGTACGCGAAATAAAGTCGGAATTTCCTGCTACCTCCCCTCAAAATGCTGCGGCTGATATTGTGGATAGCGGGCAAAGGGAAGCTTTATTTGAAAAATACCCCGAAATAGATATTCTGGTTAATAATACGGGCATTTATGAAATCATGAAGTATGAGGATGTCGACGACGACATATGGGAAAAATATATCCGTACGAATGTTCTTGCCGCAAACGGCTTAACAAAATTTTATTTGCCTAAAATGGTGAAAAATAATGATGGCCGCATTATCTTTATTGCAAGTGAAGAAGCCATGATGCCATCTGGACTAATGCCTCAGTATGGAATGACAAAGTCCATGCTGTTATCCTTGGCAAAGAGCTTATCTAAATTAACGCGAGGAACAGAGGTTACAGTCAATACGATTATGCCCGGACCGACACTTTCTGAAAAAGTGCAACAAATTATCGAGGGCATGTACTCCGATGAAGACATGGCTTTTTCAGAAAAAGAGAAAAAATTTATGGCTGCAAGCCTGCCTCAATCGGAAATTCAGCGATTTATCAGGCCTGTTGAAATAGGAAGACTAGCCGCTTTTGTATGCAGTCCTTATGCATCCGCATTTAAAGGCTCTCCGATCCGCATGGATGGAGGTCTAGTGCCGACTATTTTTTAA
- a CDS encoding MFS transporter encodes MNNGEAGLKKEGLVILILSFALTLVVMNTMMFNLALPDVEKQFSLTAIATSWIVTGYSIMFAIASITYSRLSDFIPMKLLFLIALSSLGVASILGFFSNSFILLMAARLIQATGAGAIAALGIVLVTRFIPADRRGRAMALIMSATSLGLGLGPVIGGVIVEYLGWHYLFAVTAIMILLIPMFYKMIPAESRKSGSFDVAGALLIGIGTTGLLLALTSKSLIALIVGVVAVALFWWRIHKAKDPFVQPDLFRNKPYMLLGMLGVTSYMNNFAALFLVPQVLAGVYHLTPAQSGLIVFPGSLATMVASRYIGSTIDRLGNRFFIRLAPVGLFAASLALAFSAVHSYWAILIIYMLLSVSFSALTSSVSNEMSRLLPQKEIGAGMGLFQLAQFFSGALTAALIGTAIVWQAQLAKSEAFNHILWGMSVIVLGTVVSSLLYTRSAARQASRQAA; translated from the coding sequence ATGAATAACGGAGAAGCGGGCCTTAAAAAAGAAGGCCTGGTCATTTTAATACTTAGCTTTGCTTTAACGTTGGTCGTTATGAATACAATGATGTTTAATCTGGCGCTGCCGGATGTGGAGAAGCAATTTTCCCTCACAGCGATTGCGACCTCATGGATTGTAACGGGTTATTCCATTATGTTCGCGATTGCTTCGATTACGTACAGCAGGCTTTCGGATTTTATACCGATGAAGCTATTGTTTCTCATTGCCCTGTCTTCCCTTGGCGTAGCGTCGATTTTAGGCTTTTTCAGCAACAGCTTCATACTGCTAATGGCTGCGCGTCTTATTCAAGCAACGGGAGCAGGGGCGATTGCCGCGCTTGGCATCGTGCTCGTTACACGGTTTATTCCCGCTGACCGCCGCGGCCGGGCGATGGCGCTTATTATGTCTGCAACCTCGCTAGGGCTTGGACTTGGTCCGGTAATCGGCGGTGTGATCGTCGAATATTTGGGCTGGCATTATTTATTTGCGGTTACAGCCATTATGATTTTGCTCATTCCTATGTTCTATAAAATGATTCCGGCTGAAAGCCGCAAAAGCGGCTCGTTCGACGTAGCGGGCGCGCTGCTGATTGGCATTGGAACGACAGGCCTGCTGCTCGCCTTGACGAGCAAAAGCCTGATCGCCTTAATCGTCGGTGTGGTCGCGGTTGCCTTGTTCTGGTGGCGAATCCACAAGGCGAAGGACCCCTTCGTCCAGCCGGATTTGTTCCGCAATAAGCCTTACATGCTGCTCGGCATGCTGGGTGTTACTTCATACATGAACAACTTTGCTGCATTATTTCTCGTTCCACAGGTGCTCGCTGGCGTGTATCATTTAACGCCTGCCCAGTCCGGTTTAATCGTATTTCCAGGCTCGCTGGCAACGATGGTTGCCTCAAGATATATTGGCAGTACCATTGACCGGCTTGGCAATCGTTTCTTTATCCGTCTGGCTCCGGTCGGCCTATTTGCCGCTTCGCTCGCGCTTGCATTCAGCGCTGTACATTCCTATTGGGCAATTCTCATTATCTATATGCTGCTTAGTGTTAGTTTCTCTGCCTTAACGAGCAGCGTGTCTAATGAAATGTCGAGGCTGCTGCCGCAAAAGGAAATTGGAGCGGGAATGGGATTATTCCAGCTTGCCCAGTTTTTCAGTGGCGCTTTGACTGCCGCCTTGATAGGCACCGCCATTGTATGGCAGGCTCAGCTGGCTAAATCAGAAGCGTTCAATCATATTTTATGGGGCATGTCCGTTATTGTGCTGGGCACGGTCGTCAGTTCGCTGTTATACACGCGCAGCGCTGCTCGCCAAGCTTCCCGCCAAGCAGCCTAA
- a CDS encoding ATP-binding protein: protein MQMMRKRYFPALAEYIRSDKESSLYQAAELGKELTGIQLDDVIAIHEDCMQTLVSNVDSEEAVKLYNRSFIFLIEFMVAYRFHLLANQTNDQKFTEMREMLLRSNRSFEMVKNKYENVLQHMDSGIALFDSEGILSFINLQMAKHLDIPRKTLVGCNLPEILRHPQLSRYTRKMILRLYKEMLLRRMRSYEFQDRDGNHLLVTVTYGDQLEGDFLFSVKDVSEYKQIEQTALQNDKLAMLGRIAAAIAHEIRNPLTSIRGFIQLLRPYLLQMGKEEYARIILAEIDRANDIIYEFLNSSKPSAPLKKAFSINLLLKEVALLTESEALMRNCQIELQLEGDEYALVASIDMKQIKQVILNIVKNSLDAVAERESDDIGIIELSTRADGSYVEITMKDNGKGMDKATLARLFDPFFTTKEEGTGLGLSVSYRIIRNHGGSIRVESVVGSGTSFIIYLPLAE, encoded by the coding sequence ATGCAGATGATGCGAAAGCGTTATTTCCCGGCACTTGCCGAATACATACGAAGTGATAAGGAAAGTTCTCTTTATCAAGCAGCAGAGCTAGGCAAAGAGTTAACGGGAATCCAACTTGATGATGTCATTGCGATCCATGAGGATTGCATGCAGACATTAGTATCGAATGTGGACTCGGAAGAAGCAGTCAAATTGTACAATCGTTCGTTCATTTTTTTAATCGAATTTATGGTGGCGTATCGTTTTCATTTGCTGGCGAATCAAACCAATGATCAGAAGTTTACGGAAATGAGGGAAATGCTGCTCCGTTCCAATCGTTCATTTGAAATGGTCAAAAATAAGTATGAAAATGTGCTGCAGCATATGGACAGCGGCATCGCATTGTTTGACAGTGAAGGCATTTTGTCATTCATTAATTTGCAAATGGCGAAGCACCTAGACATTCCCCGCAAAACGCTGGTGGGCTGCAATTTGCCTGAAATTTTGCGGCATCCGCAGCTTAGCCGGTATACCCGGAAAATGATTTTAAGGCTGTACAAGGAAATGCTGCTTAGGCGCATGCGGAGTTATGAGTTTCAGGATAGGGATGGCAACCATTTGCTCGTAACGGTCACCTACGGCGATCAGCTTGAAGGTGATTTTCTATTCAGCGTCAAAGATGTGTCGGAGTATAAGCAGATTGAACAAACGGCTTTACAAAATGACAAGCTAGCCATGCTTGGCCGAATTGCGGCTGCCATTGCGCATGAAATTCGCAATCCGCTGACGTCGATACGCGGATTTATCCAGCTGCTGCGCCCGTATTTGCTGCAAATGGGCAAGGAGGAATATGCCCGAATCATTTTAGCCGAAATTGATCGTGCTAATGATATTATTTACGAGTTTCTAAACTCGTCCAAGCCGTCAGCTCCATTAAAGAAAGCGTTTTCTATTAATTTACTGCTTAAAGAAGTTGCGCTGCTTACGGAGAGCGAGGCGCTTATGCGCAATTGCCAGATCGAGCTGCAGCTCGAAGGAGATGAATATGCGCTCGTCGCTTCGATCGACATGAAGCAGATTAAGCAGGTCATTCTCAACATTGTGAAAAATTCGCTCGATGCGGTAGCGGAGCGGGAAAGCGATGATATCGGCATTATTGAGCTGTCAACGAGAGCCGATGGCTCTTATGTGGAGATTACGATGAAGGATAATGGGAAAGGAATGGATAAGGCGACATTAGCTCGATTATTTGATCCTTTTTTTACGACCAAGGAAGAAGGGACAGGCCTTGGCTTATCCGTCAGTTATCGGATCATCCGCAATCATGGCGGCTCTATTCGCGTCGAAAGCGTCGTAGGAAGCGGCACATCATTCATTATTTATTTGCCATTAGCGGAATAA
- a CDS encoding DMT family transporter, with protein sequence MKNTWLGSLYLALAASIWGGMYVVVKHVVDFVPPLELVWIRYVIAFFALLIIGVATKQSWRIEKRDLLLIFLIGLIGNTISIITQEAGTMLSTAQMGAIITSTTPAFMVLFARILLKEKITFKKASSIILASIGVGIIVGKSEMDSSIQLGGVSLLIAALTWALMSVLIKRVPGQYSQMVITCYTTLVAIVLITPFTISRLPELDYQAMMHPTVWGGLLYLGVISTACAFLLWNRGLQMLNASSGGLFFFFQPIVGTFLGWLLLGEQIGLSFWIGTIFIFIGVLFVIRDE encoded by the coding sequence ATGAAAAACACTTGGTTAGGTTCTTTGTATTTAGCGCTCGCAGCTAGCATTTGGGGCGGGATGTATGTTGTAGTCAAACATGTGGTAGACTTTGTGCCGCCACTTGAATTAGTATGGATTCGCTATGTCATTGCTTTTTTTGCATTGCTCATTATTGGCGTTGCAACCAAACAATCATGGCGTATTGAAAAACGGGACTTGCTGTTAATCTTCCTAATTGGACTAATTGGTAATACAATATCCATTATTACTCAAGAAGCGGGCACGATGCTTTCTACAGCCCAAATGGGTGCGATTATTACGTCAACGACGCCTGCATTCATGGTGCTATTTGCACGTATCCTCTTAAAAGAAAAAATAACGTTTAAAAAAGCAAGCTCCATTATTTTAGCATCGATCGGTGTCGGCATTATTGTCGGAAAATCCGAAATGGATTCATCCATTCAACTGGGTGGGGTATCACTGCTTATAGCAGCACTTACTTGGGCGCTTATGTCTGTTCTTATTAAGCGGGTACCCGGACAATATTCACAAATGGTCATAACGTGCTATACAACACTAGTAGCCATTGTTTTAATTACACCTTTTACAATAAGCCGGTTGCCGGAGCTTGATTATCAAGCCATGATGCATCCAACGGTTTGGGGCGGCCTTTTGTACTTGGGGGTTATTTCGACAGCGTGCGCCTTTTTATTGTGGAATCGTGGCCTGCAAATGCTCAATGCTTCAAGCGGCGGATTGTTTTTCTTTTTTCAACCGATAGTCGGCACTTTTTTAGGGTGGCTATTGCTCGGCGAGCAAATTGGTTTGTCTTTTTGGATAGGTACGATATTCATTTTTATCGGTGTATTATTCGTTATTCGAGATGAATGA
- a CDS encoding PAS domain S-box protein encodes MSDYVSADLYHTYMNSIWEETTDGIVIVDLQRIVLDVNPAFEQMYGWTKEELVGRKLPVGPAHLYKEFARLYDQVIEGKKVAAAEYPKLCKNGKHLHVSITLSAVRDSSGQTTGIVAIERDITKRKQTEKALRETEQLYSHLTQNVLAGVFVRQDRKIVYINSYMSAMLGYTREEFVTLRTADYIDAIELFTIKRQVAEILIKKREPRYTVTVRGKKKDGGFVYLEVNLSLIMYKGRTAMLGSAKDVTSSVALERSLRESAEMYQRVMKLLPEPIVLSDHGKIIYANNSAIKLVQADEKNEVIGHSVFEYIHPDHHEESLRMMDLIMFDEEPSQFEERQIICRDGQTIDVEMSSIRINNYMGKRVILTVIRDLTDRKRSEDMLVRSEKLSVIGQLAAGVAHEIRNPLTALKGFTQLLKTKNEGYGSYLDIMSNELDRINLIVNEFMTLAKPHFTRFNDENLVHILRGVISVLETQAIMTNVDIETQVEDCLMIIHADANQLKQVFINVIKNAIEAMPDGGRVTITIRSNFPDSVCLTIRDEGIGMTDSIIGKIGQPFITTKEKGTGLGLMISSRIIEAHHGTLHIVSRHGEGTEVQITLPLAKPATTELN; translated from the coding sequence ATGAGCGACTATGTAAGTGCGGACTTGTATCATACCTATATGAACTCCATTTGGGAAGAGACAACAGATGGTATTGTTATTGTCGATTTGCAGCGTATCGTGCTGGATGTCAATCCAGCTTTTGAGCAGATGTACGGCTGGACGAAGGAGGAGCTGGTAGGCAGGAAGCTCCCCGTCGGCCCGGCCCATCTCTATAAGGAGTTTGCCAGACTGTACGATCAGGTGATTGAGGGCAAGAAGGTAGCCGCAGCGGAATACCCGAAGCTGTGCAAGAACGGCAAGCATCTGCATGTGAGCATTACCTTATCCGCTGTTCGCGACAGCAGCGGCCAGACGACCGGAATCGTTGCTATTGAGCGGGATATTACGAAACGCAAGCAGACCGAGAAGGCGCTTCGGGAGACGGAGCAGCTTTACAGCCACCTGACGCAAAATGTGCTAGCCGGCGTTTTTGTGAGGCAGGATCGTAAAATCGTTTATATTAACTCGTATATGTCCGCCATGCTCGGCTACACGAGAGAGGAATTTGTTACGCTGCGCACCGCCGACTACATTGATGCGATTGAGCTGTTCACCATTAAGCGGCAGGTCGCGGAAATTTTGATTAAAAAGCGTGAGCCCCGCTATACCGTTACCGTACGCGGCAAGAAGAAGGATGGCGGATTCGTTTATTTGGAAGTCAATCTCTCGCTCATTATGTACAAAGGCAGAACAGCGATGCTAGGCTCAGCCAAGGATGTGACATCATCGGTTGCACTTGAGCGTTCCTTGCGGGAAAGCGCCGAGATGTACCAGCGTGTCATGAAGCTGCTGCCCGAGCCGATTGTGCTTAGCGATCATGGAAAAATTATTTACGCCAACAATTCGGCCATCAAGCTCGTTCAGGCCGATGAAAAAAACGAAGTAATTGGACATTCGGTATTTGAATATATTCATCCTGACCATCATGAGGAATCGCTTAGGATGATGGATCTGATTATGTTTGATGAAGAGCCGAGCCAGTTTGAGGAGCGGCAAATTATTTGCAGGGATGGGCAGACGATAGATGTTGAAATGTCGAGCATCCGCATTAACAATTATATGGGCAAGCGGGTTATTTTAACGGTAATCCGGGATTTGACTGATCGCAAGCGTTCTGAGGATATGCTGGTGCGTTCCGAGAAGCTGTCGGTTATTGGCCAGCTTGCTGCGGGCGTTGCCCATGAAATTCGCAATCCGCTAACGGCGCTCAAAGGTTTTACGCAATTGCTCAAAACCAAAAACGAAGGTTATGGCTCCTATCTCGATATTATGTCCAACGAGCTGGATCGAATTAATTTAATCGTTAATGAATTTATGACTTTGGCTAAGCCGCATTTTACCAGATTCAACGATGAGAATTTGGTACATATTTTGCGCGGCGTTATTTCGGTGCTGGAAACACAGGCGATAATGACGAACGTGGATATTGAGACGCAGGTGGAAGATTGCTTAATGATTATTCATGCAGACGCCAATCAGCTCAAGCAGGTATTCATTAATGTCATCAAAAATGCGATCGAGGCAATGCCTGATGGCGGGCGCGTTACGATTACGATTCGCTCAAACTTTCCTGATAGCGTTTGCTTGACGATTCGCGATGAGGGGATTGGAATGACCGACTCCATTATCGGGAAAATCGGGCAGCCCTTTATTACGACAAAGGAAAAAGGCACGGGCCTAGGGCTGATGATCAGCTCCAGAATTATTGAGGCCCATCATGGTACTTTACATATCGTTAGTCGACATGGCGAAGGCACGGAAGTGCAAATTACGCTGCCGCTGGCTAAGCCTGCAACGACAGAATTAAATTAA
- a CDS encoding leucyl aminopeptidase, whose translation MSTLFTYGTPGAEPIDAVVRFISPRELSDAAAEWLLPQIDQAIRSLFLKGLFKGEAEQAHVIQTLGLYPAAEHVIVVGYEEQSGADGLRLAAATAAKALKRIKAQSVHVVLPLSAVEAEGLSQQQAAQALTEGLKLAVHDRLPEKREAKTRYAIGKVYFSIAGNEAQGAASDTSEQWIAGITRGVACADGVISARDLTNIAGNKLVPEGLATYAEELARQYDFDIEIIDEWTAAEQGMGGLLGVGQGSINPPRMIVLHYKGAPGEQAAWGLIGKGITFDTGGISLKRAPGMEEMIADMGGAAAVLGAMQAIGELKPAVNIIAVIPSAENMPSDRALKPGDVITMMNGLTVEVVNTDAEGRLVLGDGLTTAIRRGATKLIDVATLTGAVSVALGSQATGAVTNHDGLMQQVREASERAGERVWQLPAYPEYKKQIRSEAADLKNSGGREAGTITGGLFIGAFAEDLPWVHLDIAGVSFRESAKALEPKGGTGVMVRTLVELMYAAKA comes from the coding sequence ATGAGTACATTATTTACATATGGAACGCCAGGTGCTGAACCAATAGATGCAGTCGTTCGTTTCATTAGCCCGCGTGAGCTTAGCGATGCTGCAGCCGAATGGCTGCTGCCGCAAATTGACCAGGCTATTCGCAGCCTGTTTCTCAAAGGGCTGTTCAAGGGAGAGGCGGAGCAGGCTCACGTCATTCAGACGCTCGGCTTGTATCCTGCTGCCGAGCATGTAATAGTGGTTGGCTATGAGGAGCAATCCGGCGCAGACGGCTTGCGTCTAGCGGCTGCAACAGCGGCCAAAGCCTTGAAGCGCATAAAGGCGCAGTCCGTGCATGTTGTGCTGCCGCTATCTGCGGTGGAAGCAGAAGGACTTTCCCAGCAGCAAGCGGCTCAGGCGCTGACTGAAGGGCTGAAGCTGGCGGTGCATGACCGTCTGCCAGAGAAACGCGAAGCGAAAACGCGTTATGCGATCGGTAAAGTGTATTTCTCCATCGCTGGAAATGAAGCGCAAGGCGCTGCTTCTGATACCAGCGAGCAATGGATTGCTGGAATTACACGCGGCGTTGCCTGTGCCGATGGCGTAATCAGCGCCCGTGATTTGACGAATATAGCGGGCAATAAGCTCGTGCCTGAAGGTCTGGCTACGTATGCCGAGGAGCTTGCCCGCCAGTATGATTTTGACATTGAAATTATTGATGAGTGGACAGCAGCCGAGCAGGGCATGGGCGGCTTGCTTGGAGTCGGTCAAGGCAGCATCAACCCGCCGCGTATGATTGTGCTGCATTATAAGGGTGCGCCAGGCGAGCAAGCGGCTTGGGGCTTAATTGGCAAAGGCATCACCTTTGATACAGGCGGCATATCGCTCAAGCGGGCGCCGGGCATGGAGGAGATGATTGCCGATATGGGCGGCGCAGCGGCAGTGCTTGGCGCAATGCAGGCTATCGGCGAGCTTAAGCCGGCGGTGAACATTATTGCGGTCATTCCATCGGCGGAAAACATGCCATCGGATCGGGCACTGAAGCCAGGCGATGTCATTACGATGATGAACGGCCTGACGGTGGAAGTGGTGAATACGGATGCCGAAGGCAGGCTGGTGCTTGGCGACGGACTCACGACAGCGATTCGCCGCGGGGCAACGAAGCTGATTGATGTCGCGACGCTGACAGGAGCGGTGTCGGTAGCGCTCGGCTCGCAAGCGACGGGAGCGGTAACGAATCATGATGGGCTCATGCAGCAGGTGCGCGAGGCATCTGAGCGTGCTGGCGAGCGAGTATGGCAGCTTCCCGCTTATCCGGAATACAAGAAGCAAATTCGGAGTGAAGCGGCAGATTTGAAAAACAGCGGCGGCCGGGAAGCGGGCACCATTACGGGCGGATTGTTCATCGGCGCATTCGCTGAGGATCTGCCTTGGGTTCATCTCGATATTGCGGGCGTGTCGTTCCGTGAATCGGCGAAGGCACTGGAGCCGAAAGGCGGCACCGGCGTTATGGTGCGTACGCTTGTCGAGCTCATGTACGCAGCAAAGGCGTAA